The Anabas testudineus chromosome 5, fAnaTes1.2, whole genome shotgun sequence region TAATATTCTGTTGTGTTGTAACAAGTGACGGAACAAAGTGAAAATGGCAGCTCAGCAACCAAGCCATCAATTTTTATTGTAGAGTTTTAACTTCCCACTTTTCTTGAAACTATTACATCTACATATTCTACATATTCTcctgtatgtttattattgagtaCATAGTGGGTGGTTGGTTTGTACTGGACTGCCCAATGTTAAGAGGTGCTTCTCATGTTTTGGGCCccttatttaaaaatataggCTGGCCAGTGAGTGTAGTAACTGGACATAACCGTTATGGTTTTCACTCTAACAGGTGTTAAACACACTTAATTTGTTTGAGTATGTGTTTGGATTAAAAAATGGTTTCTTTATCTGAATACTGCAGCcaactgtgaaaatgaaactaaactaaacactgGGTTAACTTGAAAGCTGTGATGCATACctttcacatttcttcttctaGAGCAAAAGTGATCTTTCATCATTTTAGTGAATAGGTATTTATTCTTGTGTTCACAGAAACAACCTTCTCAGTATTTATACTTGATAAAAGTCTACCAGTGTTGCAGAATCTGAAATAGTTTGTCTTGCCAGCACCGTCAGTAAAATGTGCCTATAAAGAATAATTTCGTAAAGTGTGTATTTTCATAAAAACCTGAACCTTTAGTTCACAGCTGCTTAGATTCTACATGCTGCTGAATGTAAATCTTTTGACTAAGAGGCTGCCAATCTGTAATCTGGCCACAAGTATGCAGAAATGgcattaattaacattttttattgtgcaCAGTGTccagaaagaacaaaaatggAAAGCAGACAGGCCAAAGACATTTTCTTCATCAGAATTTTCCTGGCATGTGGAAGAGGGGAGAAATCAACTGTAACAATTTCAAAAGCTGACGTGGCACAAATCGTACCTACTTGGATTGTGACTTTAATGTTAGTCTATTAGTCGATACTAAATGGcctgaatgtgtttctgtttttcccccACTCTGATAGAGGAGTGCTGCTAGTGGGAAGAAAACCCAGAAGAAAACCCGGGACGAGTCAGACAGCGAGGAAGATCCTGATCCAGAcgaggatgatgaagatgagcaTGCTGAGGAACACCCGCCCCCACCAGCCACTGCGTCCTGGTCCAGCGACCATAATTACATTGCAGTAACACCAGAAAAGACTACATCCATATCATCAACAGTGTTAAACAAAAAGTGTATGTATCTCTTTGAAGGTCTTTGGCTGTTGTTGAGAccactttgctgtttttctatTATAAATGTGGTTCTTGTCATGCTAACATAATTTAGAAATGATCCGGATGAACTCCTCATCATGTGCATTAGACTTTTTGATGCTTTTCTAAGGTGTTGTGAGGTTAATCAGCATAAAAGTTTTGTTACTTATTGAAGTGTTGGCAGCTGTGGGAAAGGTAAGTGTCATTTCTGGATTCGGGTAAGTATTAAATAACCTAGAACACGTTTATTTTGATAGCAGGACTCTGTAGTTTGcacatatatttatttcactCAAAGTGGAATCTTGCTGCTGTCTCATTTTGATCTTGGAGACTCTAAATTTTAAACAGAAAGCTTACATTACAAACTAGAGGCAGTAGTTTGAAGGTGTATGCATTTACCAGACACAGAAGCACCAACAAATAATACCTCTGCATTATGGAAATGAAGGATTCAGATCATTTGCATGTTCACAAATAATGTGGACAAAAGATCAGGATATCTTTGCCTCTGCTGCAATTTATTTGATCAATTCCTTTTGCATTTTGACTTAGTTTTTGTACGCGTTCCCCGTGCAGCAGGTGAACAGCAGATGTAAACCTATAAAGAATcatgcttttaaaaagaaaaagggggtAATCTCAAAGTGAGGGCTATTATTAAGATTTAAATGTGTAGATGTGATGAGTGGAACaatggtgtctgtgtgtttggaaTACTATTTCAAATTACCTGCTCTATTTGCCTCTGCAAGTCTGTCCATTTGCTGTGTTCATCACTGCACCTGTCGGTCCCACAAAAGGTCCCTCCTCCCTTTTCCAGCAGGTAGGTGTTTCAGAGTGCCCCCATGTTAATGCGGACTGATGAAGTTAATATGGCTCATGTTGAGCTGATCATATCAACcttgtggtttatttttttgccCTTTTGTGGGTAACAGTGACTTTTTTTCCAAAGTTTTTGATTCATATGAATTTGATGCATCTCTTCACCTGGGAGAgtggctttaaaataaaaggtgaTATAACAGATTTTTGGATGCCTCGATTGATTATGTGAGCAGTGTTGGCTTGCTGTAGGATATGCTGACCAGTTCAGCTCAAACAAGCATATACAACTGATTTATCTACACACACTATGGAGATTTGACGCTCAAGAGCCCCCACATGGTGAACAGCTGGGAAAGACCCCTCTGCCAGACCTCTCCGCTCATTGTACCGTGACAGACCAGATCTCCTGGAGATACTGCAGTGAAGTTCAGGGAGACCAGAGCAAAAGATGGAAGCTGAAGACCTGGACCAAGAGCATAGCTTCTGAAGACGCAGACTCAACTTTTCAAgtttttcacacacattttgtactTGAGTTTTGAGATATGTTGATGGAAATGTctgttgaaatgaaatgtggacattttcagtttctttcaccTGTGTTTTTGAAGGCACTAAGATGACACCAATTCTTAGTAAAGCATGGCCTAATAATACGTAACATCCTGTTGATCTGGCGGCATTACAGCTGATAGTTGTGCAATTGACAGGTGGCAGAAAATGTGGCTCATTGCTTTGGCCTCTCAGCTCTTATTTTGGAtcttctgaaaatgtttaacaCTAGTTTGAGTTTTCAGTAATTTCCCTTACACAAACTAATCCCGGTTTACATGTTACTGGGTTAATATGGTTGTGTGACAAAAGTGAAGGGTGAGACTTAACTATTACAGCACTAACCTGCCATTTTAGTTTGGTTGAAGCTCTAGTTTGTGAAAATGAAGTAGTTGTAAGTTTATTGCCATAGAAGCCTGTGTAAATTGGttcatgtattttattgttagtGTTGGTGGTTTTGAAGAACCTGTAGTTTTCTTGTATAATGACAAATAATAGAACATCAAACAAGACTTGAATATAGTGTCTACAGAGTTAGAGCTCATCTATCAGCTGTTGATGATGTTAAGTTTTAGTTTTCAGGCTTTAGGATGAGTACGTTTTCAACGTGATTATTCCCAAATGACATTTTGTTGGTTTTGAATCATGCTATCATGATATGCAAGCAGTGTTATGGACAATTTAGCTTTAGAGTGCATTGACACAGGTGATGCAAATTTTAATTCTCATATTCTAGTTAGACAACTTATAAGATATTCCGATAACTGTGAGATCATCAGTTGTTTCGTTCCTGTGTGGATGTGTTGATGCTGAGAGTCAGACTTATGAGGAGGAATTCACCTTCTATCCTTGAAGATCAAGCCCACCTATTGATGTTGGggaagaacattttcattttctgaaggGACCTAAATAAACAAGCATGGCCATCTATGGGTACAAATAAAGAGGGACCATTTATCTGCCAAGTTGTcaactttgtttatttctttgtgtttgcagtgtcaTTAATGTGTGTACACAAAatttacgtttttttttttttttttttttgtgagtcaACTGATGGAGGGTTTCAgtattcattaaatgttttcagtggtgatttttattgttttggagCTTATTTAGTCATAGCACTGTTATCTGAATTATACATAAATTCTAATACACTGTTCGTAAAGTACTGTCATACCACAGATTTGCTCATACTGTAAATGATGGCATATCTTTAATCTGTTGAATCTTGTCCTTGATTTTCAGCTCCTCCCAAAGAAGAGAagcagactgaggagcagaaggagaaggaacCGGCCCCTGCTTCTGAGAAACCCTCCCCAGCGTCCACAACACCAGTCAAAGGAAGCAAGAAACCTCTAACCACTAAAGCAGCCAAGCTTTCCACAAAAAGCAAGAAGTCTTCCCTTCTAACCTCCAGCTCAAAGGCGTCCAAGAAACCAGTGACACCCCCAAGTAAAACTGCTTCAAAGTCAAAGAAGCCAGGTCCTCCACCCGTCCATGCCCCGTCTCCCTTCCCTCCAGGTCCAATCCACGTCACAGGAGCCCTGAGAGTCACCAAATCTAACTTTACCATTCCGAAGAAGCAGCCCCAACAAAAGGACTCTCCATCCCTCAGCCAGTCGTCCTCATCCTCCAGAGTCCCATCATCTCCAGTTTCTTCAGCTCCCTCCAGCCACTCCTCATCCTCCAGACCTCCACATCCAGCTGCTTCAGCACCTCCTGTCTCCCCCATGCCGCCTCCCCCGAACAACCAGATGAGACAGAACATTCGCCGCTCACTCACAGACATCCTCTATAAGAGGTGAGTGTCCCAGTGTAATCCAGTTCAGGATAGATTTTACTAGTTCTAAAATACTTACAATAACGCCTTCACGAAACACTTTAAAGcaacagtatttgttttgtgtttcttatgaACCAGGGTGAGCGACAGTGATGATCTTACAATGAGTGAGAGCGAGGTGGGAAGGCTGGCAGTCGCCATTGAGAAGGAAATGTTCAACCTCTGCCTTAGCACTGACAGCAAGTATAAGAACAAATACAGGTCACTCATGTTCAACCTCAAGGATCCTAAAAACAAAGTGAGTCAACAGACATGCATTTTCCACTTATTGTGAAGTACAACTACAATTACAGTagtttttatttggtttatttaagtTGAGTGTTTCTTGATAATTGAAAATATTTCCTGACTTGACGTTTGCCAGATGTGAAGACGTTAAACAactctgtggtttgtttgtCTCAGGGTTTGTTCTACAGAGTTGTGGGTGGTGAGATTAGTCCCTTCAGACTGGTGAGACTAAGTGCTGAGGAGCTGCTTTCCAAAGAGATGTCAGAGTGGAAGAAGCCTGATGCTTCTGGGGTAAATGTTACTCACCTTTAAAAGCCAAGCAAAGGTCAACAACGTATGAAGCTTCAAAGAGCTTTATATTTGGCATTTGAAACAAATTCttgaggagaaaaaacatttagttttgtttgaatAAACTGTTCTAGtctttaaaactgaaatggaCAATATGGTTGTTTCCTGCAGGCCCAGTCTCCCAGTACAAGAGCTCATTCAGGGAAGTCTAGATTGGGCAATAGGCATGACTCTGCCTCTCATAGTGTGGATATGGAGGATGCTCCACCAACGTCTGATGCAGATGTATGTATTTCTGCCACCACTCCATCTACTCGCATGGCTTCTGCTGCAGTAAGTGGTGGCATGCTGTTCTTCTATAGCTTTCAAACTTTTTTCACCTTTGCATGCAGATCTTTATGCCCAAACTATAAATCTGTTATCCAGCTAGCTATCTTGTTTTTCAAATGCAGTTTCCTTCTTCCTGAAGCTTTCTTTCTTAATCTCTATTTCACGAGAAACTTAAAATATGGCTGTCATATGTTCCAGTTCATTTAAGATTTGAGTAagattctcttttttttttttttttgtccttagGATCAAGATGAGTCTGGCTCAACTCCCTCAGGTTCAGCTCAGTCCTCTGCTGCTGAGGGTaacagtggcagcagcatgCCAGACGTCTTCAGTAGTATGCTCAAAGATACTACTTCAGAACACAGGACACATCTATTTGATCTCAACTGCAAAATATGCACAGGTAAATATGAAGCTAGCATGAAGTGACAGagaataaaattttatttattaaattaaatttaattttattgatgtatttattggtatttgtttgtcttgtgCTGTAGGTCAGAAGATGGAAGATGAGCCAGCAGCTAAGAAAGCCAAAGTGATGAAGAAGCCTGAAACTAAACCAAGTAGACAAGAACTGCATTCGTCAAGGTCTGTTGACATCGCTCCCGTTGGCCAATCACAGCTCCCCACAGCCTACCAGCACCAAGAGCCCTTAGCCTACCAACCCATGGCCCCTCCATTGTACCAGCCCAATTTGGAGCCAGCCATCCCTGAATCACAGCCGCAGCTATACCAAGAGGATATCGGCATGTTGCCACCTACAGCCCAGGCACCCACAACGGTTGCCCCAACTGTTTCCTCTGTCAGCATCACCCGCAGAGACCCACGCATGGCCAGGCACAGCTCTGGTGTGACTGTTACCTACACTGCTCCAGAAAAGCTTaccaacaacacaacagaaccaTTCCCATCTCCTGTCATTGCTTCAGTAGAGGTTGCACCCAAGGCACCACTGCCAATGCCCCCAGCTCTGCCACCTTCTGTGGCAGTCACTAAATCCTCTAAAACAAggtactttgtttttctgtgttggcaatttattttatataaaaattacaaaaatatgcaaattatttttaattggcGTAATGGTAAATGGTATTGTGTACAGGGATGAGATTTGACTTTTGACTGTTTTGCAGTACGTCTGAGCCTCCTCCTGAGGGCGAGACTGCAATCTTCCTTCATGGTCAAGAGAAGATTTGGAAAGGATTTATCAACATGCAGTCAGTGGCTAAGTTTGTGACCAAAGCATACCTGGTCTCAGGATCCTTTGAACATCTGAAGGAGGTTAGTAAAGGCAGGGTTGAAATTTTAGACTTTAGAGTCAACATTCAGATGTTGAATATAACATACACattatttatgaataaaaaaaactcttggGGAGACTTAAGATACCTTTGTCAATGTTGTGCAGGATTTGCCAGACACTATTCATATTGGAGGACGGATATCTCCAAACACAGTGTGGGACTATGTTGGAAAGCTGAAAACCTCCCTCTCCAAGGTTTGTTTGCAAGATAAGCTCCTAGAAAAGTgctcaacattttaaattagaaaagcCTTGCATTAGTTACACAACTGTCTTTTCTTGCTCTCTTTTAAACCTTTACTCACAGGAGCTGTGTCTGATCCGTTTTCATCCagccacagaggaagaggaggtggcatatgtctctctcttctcttacTTTAGCAGCCGGAAAAGATTTGGTGTGGTGGCCAATAACAACCGCCGCATCAAAGACCTTTATCTAATCCCACTGGGATCGAAGGACCCATTACCCCCCAAACTGTTACCGTTTGATGGGCCAGGTaagcatttactgtacatgaataCACAAATATACTTGTGTTGTTACTTGAAAACAATCTATTCTGTTTTAATGCTTTCCTATTCAattatgctgtgttttttttcttgtgaataTATTAACTGTCATTGTTTCTGGTTGAAATGAGAGCTGTTTGATTCAGGGGTTTGCACTGTAGGGGGCGCTCAAAGTCCTTGTAGACTATTGGAAAACACCACTGCACATGTAGCAGTTGTTGTTCTCTCCTGTGTATCTGACTCTGTATCACACATTTCTAATAAAAGAAGTTTGCATCGCAGGTTGGTGCGATTTTAGTTCAGTCTCATCCTGTTGTTTCTTAGGACTTGGCTTGATATAAACAATCTTGAATAGATTTGTAATTAATACATTCACGTTGGATATCTTATGAGTACATTATGCTGCTGTTTATATGGTAACAAGCTGCAGTAGAGTTACCATGTAATGCTTTTAAACATGCTctaaaaaatctgaactgaaaaaggTTCCTGAACAGTACCACATAGCAGTTGTGGCTATGGTAAGTGTATGGTTGTCTATCTTGGAGGTCTCAAACATCTGTAGATCTCCTATTGCATGGTGTGCCTCAGAAAATAATATCAGCTGATGaggttttttctttgttaattgCTTCAGTGGCTTCAAAAAATTCAATTATACCTCTGTTTGTCAGATCCTACAGGCTGGTAATGATACCAAATCACATTTCAGTAGGAACTCATTTATGCACCTAACTCAACCAGAACATTATAGTTTACCATCTGCTGCAGTACTCCTTGCATTCTTGTTTTATCAACTTATAGGTATCTTCAGTTGATGATTTAGTGCATTTATTTGATATCTTGTTTATGTGTCAGAACATGTACAGATTGCCTCAATCACAAACACAAGGCTGCTGTTATCAATGTTTGCAGCTGGTGCCCATTTACCAATGTCAGCCCATTTTAAACACGAACAACATTTAATTCAGGAACAGGTTAAGTGACTGACTTATTGCTGTTGGTGACCAGGGAATATGTTTAATTTCTGCCATTCCTGTTTATCACTATCAAAATACTTATGCGCTTCCTTTCAGTATTCATGGTGGTCGTAGAAGCTCTCATTTCACTTGAAAATAATGTCtttgttattatattaatatatatatgtcaGACGTGTATTTGTTAGAACACATGCAAGTGTTTTCTAAGATTCttattttgtccattttgcAGGCCTTGAACCAGCTCGCCCTAATCTCCTCTTGGGCCTTCTCATCTGCCAGAAAGACAGAAAGCGTGCTGGTGCTCCATTAGAAACTGAAGAGAAACGTCCCAAGACTCAAACCAAAGATGCTGACGAAACTGGCCTTCCAAAGCCTTCTCCTACAGTCAGAACTGAAAGAAGCATGCGGCAGAGTCTGGAAATTCCCTTCAGCACAACACCTCCAGGATCACCTCCATCCAGTTCCTCTGAAACTTCAAGCAGCGCTGTGTCAGCCTCTTCTGTTCTTTCCTTCTTGTCCTCTGTCAAAGCTCCAGCTACATCAACGACCAGTGGCAAGGACTCTCCATCCTTGTCGAGCTCTGTTGCTTCCTGTGCACCAGCTGCCACTCCTCTTCAGACCATCCTCAACACAATTTTTCGAAAGAAAATGCATGACTCAGAAACATCTAACTCGCCATCTGATCAAGGTGGCGAATGCGCCGTCCCATCAGCTACAATGCTAGACCCCATTGTGCAACAGTTTGCACAGATTTCTAAAGAGAAACCggtggaggaggatgaagatgacaGACCATATGATCCAGAAGAAGAGTATGACCCCAGCAGGGGCTACAGTGTGCCCAAGAAGCCCGTTGAGGTGGTAAGCAAATCTGAAGTGTCCCAGCAACCAGAGGTGTTAGCTAGTGAAGCTGATGATGTGGCATATGACCCAGAAGATGACTCGATTTTCGAAGATGTGAAAACTTTAGTACCAGGTCAAGCTAAGACTACAGTTGAATGTAAAGCCGATCCACAAATGAGCCAGGAGACATTCCAGAAACAGGGAGAACATCAAATGTCATCTGCAGGGACACCTGGTGCCTCACTGACACTTCCAGATCCACTCTTAAGTCAATCTACCAAATCCTTGTTAGCCAATAGTCAGCTCCTGCAGCTTGGTAAAAAGGTTGAGGAACTAGTAAAGTCTTCAACAGTTGCCCCGTTGATCAACCAACGGAGAGATCCCCGACAGAGCAGGGATCCTCGCCAGGCTGCATCTGGTAGGAAATCAACTGATGAGCCTAATGAGAACGAGGAGGCATCTGCTGTGTTGACAGATTCTGCTCTTCCTGGACAGCCTGTTGTTCAAGAGGCACAGCTGCCTAATGTTGCAGAACTCACAGATGTGTCAAAAGGCCCAGAGATATCACAAGAAGAAGTGAAAGATGAGACACTACCGTTCATGGACTCAGACAAGGCAGAGGTGTCAATTCCTTTATTAGGAGAGGAGGTGGAACCTGATATGGAAGTTAACTACATGGATGAGAAAGAAGTGAAAATTGAGGAAGCTGAACCCCCCAAGGTAGAAACTGAAATGGACAAGTACAGTATTTGGCCTAATGCTGccagtattttaaaatctggTGAAGACTCTGAGTATGAGGAAGGTAACAAAGATACGCCAGTTGCAAGCTATTATAATCAGCGTGAAAATGCCTCAACGGTAACTTCCACAATCCCAGTACTTACTCAAAGTACAACAATGATTGACACTCAGTCCCATCACATGGCACATCACATGTCATTGACAGGCTTTGAAAGCGAGTGCAGACCTCCAGCTGACATTCCCCCACCATCCAACTTCCCCCCACCCCAAACGATGCAGGGGCAAAACCTGATGATGAGGCCTCTGCCGATGTCTATGCCACCACCCATGGAAGGTCTTCCTCCAATGTCAGGTCCCCCTCCTATGCAGGGACCCCGTCCACCCATCCATGTTCCTCCCCCCGTACATGTTCCTCCCCCCATGCAAGGTGACAGCAGTCAGCAATATAGACCACCACCTCCTGCTCCATACCCTCCCTACCAGAACCAGTGGCCCAGTACCCAaccgcagcagcagcatcttcctGGACCACCTCCAACTCAGAACATCTTGCCACCCAGAGGACTACCACCACCATTTCCTCCAGTGGCTCAGAGAGGTCCTCCTCCTCAAATGTTTGATCCCTCCATTCCTCCTCAGCATATTGGACAACAAGGCCCCCCTCTAAGCTTGCCCCCACCTCCTGCCTTTGATAGACAGAGCAGCTTACCTCCACCAAGATTCACTAGCCCCCCACCACCTTTTAATTTCCCTGCAAACAGAGGTCCTCCACCACCTTTTACAGGGCCACCACTTGCTCATTTTGATAACAGACTTCCACCACCATCCCACTTCCAAGGGCCAAGGGGTCCCCTACCATCTCAATTCGGGGACCATGGGGCCCAACCACCAATGGTAGACCAACCTCGAGGCCCTGCAGAACAGTATAATAAAGATGGTGCTAACTCTTTTAAGCTAAATGTGGATCCCAACTCTCTTCATATATTTAAAGACAGTCAGGGTCCCCTGCCAGGTCCAGCATACCGGGGACCTCCACCTACCCAGTATGAGGACAGAAGAGGGCCACCTCCCGTTGGGGAATACGGAAGCTCCAGATCACactcaccaccaccacatcGAGGATCATTTGACGAGCACAGAGTTCCTCCACCTCAGGAGAATAGACTCCACCTCTCTCAGCCATTTGTAGGATCAGAGCGATACCGCTTCGATAGGCACTCAGATGAGGCTAGACCTATTCGTCACAGTGGGCCACTACTGCCAACTCCCCCAGAGGCTCCCATAGGTCCTCCAAGTCGCATGGCAGGCCACAGTCCAGACCTGCTCAGAGAGGACCACTGGCGCCGCCACTCCCCTGAGataaggaggaggagcagcaccACCAGAGAAGACTCTGAACCACGAAGTGGAGACCGCTTCAGTCGCTTTGAAGGAGGGCACCGAGAATCTGTCTCAGGACCCCTGCAACTccctgaagagaaacagagggagatgtCTGAAGATcgcaggagagaaagagagcgggAAATCCCCCACACTGCCAGGCAATCATGGGACAGAGGGCAGGGAAAGCGTTGGAGCAGAGAGCGAGAATgggacagaggcagagaaagggACCGGGATCGAGAGCGTAGCAGAGAAAGGGACcgcagcagagggagggagggtgagaggCACAGGGAGGCAGAGGCAGAGCGACATAGAGATCAGGA contains the following coding sequences:
- the LOC113153176 gene encoding death-inducer obliterator 1-like isoform X3: MPVEAAANSPESRCPVRRSGRQSKRTDKLEEFLLTAKRGSRKSAPLTLESGDRPSQTPTDGETASEASFDGNADTKAVEDKVECPERRTRSGARKQAQRKTRGGRQTRGSGGVTAKDEGSSDNEENSRDAAKKDELQDNNEEKKGEMSEPISEHVGNTTTSQPQPELDSEKKEVAEEQDEHLETNDKTEVENEMDEDSADKPAAMMVKRGPIRTYINKKRAANRDTTPVKAPAPVKKEANPKSTQAAGKSLKSQKQEEDDEDDDEDDDDDEEDDDDDDDDDDENGSSASSSSMESDDGGYDPNALYCICRQKHNKRFMICCDRCEEWFHGDCVGITEARGRLMERNGEDYICPNCTAKKNQVVRPATSILSTNTETEKPKADGTLTSAVTSSANADTPNSAGADSSVPAVQAAAAPLSSTSTGAEEKGAEDLGIKGRIEKATNPTGKKKIKIFQPAIQQPAEPKADPKAAPTVEHKALLDTEHKVASNVEIKTTPTVEVPDEKTKQKPDEDSSLPKCIGPGCENNAQPDSVYCGNDCILRHAAAAMKSITDVKEPKQKDKAKATKTKSTPKRSAASGKKTQKKTRDESDSEEDPDPDEDDEDEHAEEHPPPPATASWSSDHNYIAVTPEKTTSISSTVLNKKSPPKEEKQTEEQKEKEPAPASEKPSPASTTPVKGSKKPLTTKAAKLSTKSKKSSLLTSSSKASKKPVTPPSKTASKSKKPGPPPVHAPSPFPPGPIHVTGALRVTKSNFTIPKKQPQQKDSPSLSQSSSSSRVPSSPVSSAPSSHSSSSRPPHPAASAPPVSPMPPPPNNQMRQNIRRSLTDILYKRVSDSDDLTMSESEVGRLAVAIEKEMFNLCLSTDSKYKNKYRSLMFNLKDPKNKGLFYRVVGGEISPFRLVRLSAEELLSKEMSEWKKPDASGAQSPSTRAHSGKSRLGNRHDSASHSVDMEDAPPTSDADVCISATTPSTRMASAADQDESGSTPSGSAQSSAAEGNSGSSMPDVFSSMLKDTTSEHRTHLFDLNCKICTGQKMEDEPAAKKAKVMKKPETKPSRQELHSSRSVDIAPVGQSQLPTAYQHQEPLAYQPMAPPLYQPNLEPAIPESQPQLYQEDIGMLPPTAQAPTTVAPTVSSVSITRRDPRMARHSSGVTVTYTAPEKLTNNTTEPFPSPVIASVEVAPKAPLPMPPALPPSVAVTKSSKTSTSEPPPEGETAIFLHGQEKIWKGFINMQSVAKFVTKAYLVSGSFEHLKEDLPDTIHIGGRISPNTVWDYVGKLKTSLSKELCLIRFHPATEEEEVAYVSLFSYFSSRKRFGVVANNNRRIKDLYLIPLGSKDPLPPKLLPFDGPGLEPARPNLLLGLLICQKDRKRAGAPLETEEKRPKTQTKDADETGLPKPSPTVRTERSMRQSLEIPFSTTPPGSPPSSSSETSSSAVSASSVLSFLSSVKAPATSTTSGKDSPSLSSSVASCAPAATPLQTILNTIFRKKMHDSETSNSPSDQGGECAVPSATMLDPIVQQFAQISKEKPVEEDEDDRPYDPEEEYDPSRGYSVPKKPVEVVSKSEVSQQPEVLASEADDVAYDPEDDSIFEDVKTLVPGQAKTTVECKADPQMSQETFQKQGEHQMSSAGTPGASLTLPDPLLSQSTKSLLANSQLLQLGKKVEELVKSSTVAPLINQRRDPRQSRDPRQAASGRKSTDEPNENEEASAVLTDSALPGQPVVQEAQLPNVAELTDVSKGPEISQEEVKDETLPFMDSDKAEVSIPLLGEEVEPDMEVNYMDEKEVKIEEAEPPKVETEMDKYSIWPNAASILKSGEDSEYEEGNKDTPVASYYNQRENASTVTSTIPVLTQSTTMIDTQSHHMAHHMSLTGFESECRPPADIPPPSNFPPPQTMQGQNLMMRPLPMSMPPPMEGLPPMSGPPPMQGPRPPIHVPPPVHVPPPMQGDSSQQYRPPPPAPYPPYQNQWPSTQPQQQHLPGPPPTQNILPPRGLPPPFPPVAQRGPPPQMFDPSIPPQHIGQQGPPLSLPPPPAFDRQSSLPPPRFTSPPPPFNFPANRGPPPPFTGPPLAHFDNRLPPPSHFQGPRGPLPSQFGDHGAQPPMVDQPRGPAEQYNKDGANSFKLNVDPNSLHIFKDSQGPLPGPAYRGPPPTQYEDRRGPPPVGEYGSSRSHSPPPHRGSFDEHRVPPPQENRLHLSQPFVGSERYRFDRHSDEARPIRHSGPLLPTPPEAPIGPPSRMAGHSPDLLREDHWRRHSPEIRRRSSTTREDSEPRSGDRFSRFEGGHRESVSGPLQLPEEKQREMSEDRRREREREIPHTARQSWDRGQGKRWSREREWDRGRERDRDRERSRERDRSRGREGERHREAEAERHRDQETDKRRDRERERERDKERDRERDRAKDRERDTDRRDYDRDRTRNRDRERERERDRDRDRRRDRSRSRERDRDKDRDKDKDRDRDRDRDRDRDRDRDRGKDRGRDRDREREKDRDRDKDKDKDRDRRDRSRSREKREEKKDSKHETSKESDKTAEKDKNMS